One segment of Streptomyces sp. YIM 121038 DNA contains the following:
- a CDS encoding SDR family oxidoreductase gives MQRFTDKTALITGGTSGMGLATARRLLDEGAHVVITGRDEARLARAAAELDAPGRVLAVRADASSLADLDALMSGIEDWRGGLDTVFANAGVGVFKPSAEITEADFDHAVNVNFKGVYFTVQKALPLLRDGGSLVLNASWTLHRGLAVASVYSATKAAVHNLARTLGADLAPRGIRVNSVSPGYIDTPMYREANPDPAAESAVTAQVPLATLGRAEEVAAAVAFLSSADAAYVTGQDLVVDGGLVGSVPMA, from the coding sequence ATGCAGCGATTCACGGACAAGACGGCCCTGATCACCGGCGGCACCAGCGGCATGGGCCTCGCGACGGCACGGCGCCTCCTCGACGAGGGCGCGCACGTGGTCATCACCGGCCGGGACGAGGCGCGCCTGGCGAGGGCCGCGGCGGAGCTCGACGCCCCCGGCCGCGTGCTCGCCGTGCGGGCGGACGCGAGCAGCCTGGCCGACCTGGACGCGCTGATGAGCGGGATCGAGGACTGGCGCGGCGGCCTGGACACGGTCTTCGCCAACGCGGGCGTGGGCGTCTTCAAGCCGAGCGCGGAGATCACCGAGGCGGACTTCGACCACGCGGTGAACGTGAACTTCAAGGGCGTCTACTTCACGGTCCAGAAGGCCCTGCCGCTCCTGCGGGACGGCGGCTCCCTCGTCCTCAACGCCTCCTGGACCCTCCACCGGGGCCTCGCCGTGGCGTCGGTCTACTCCGCCACCAAGGCGGCCGTCCACAACCTGGCCCGCACCCTGGGCGCCGACCTCGCCCCCCGGGGCATCCGCGTCAACTCCGTCAGCCCCGGCTACATCGACACGCCCATGTACCGCGAGGCCAACCCGGACCCCGCCGCCGAGTCCGCCGTCACCGCCCAGGTCCCCCTCGCCACCCTCGGCCGCGCCGAGGAGGTGGCGGCCGCGGTCGCCTTCCTGTCCTCGGCCGACGCCGCGTACGTCACGGGGCAGGACCTGGTGGTCGACGGCGGCCTGGTCGGCTCCGTACCGATGGCGTAG
- a CDS encoding family 2B encapsulin nanocompartment shell protein: MSTAAEQQPESGQEGGQEGGRAQLSLGIAAARNLTTTTKSVPQMQGISSRWVLRSLPWAEVKGGTYRVNRRLTYAVGDGRVSFVQEGADVRVVPQELAELGLLRGFDEAEALGALAARFTQREYEPGQVVVEAGRPVDQVVLVAHGRVERIGHGPYGDETALGVVADGGFFGGRALAPDAADAGTWEFTARAATATTALVLSRQEYEAVAGRHEALREHARRRFAERDLPQTKHGEAAVDLASGHSGEPPLPGTFVDYELRPREYELSVAQTVLKVHSRVADLYNDPMNQVEQQLRLTIEALRERQEHELVNNREFGLLHNADHGQRIQTHSGPPTPDDLDELLSMRRQTRFLFAHPRAVAAFGRECNKRGLYFGHTDLDGRRVPAWRGVPLLPCGKIPVSAGQTSSIIAVRTGEEDAGVVGLRQTGIPDEYEPGLNVRFMGINDQAVISYLVSTYYSAAVLVPDALGVLENVQVSAARA, from the coding sequence ATGTCGACAGCAGCGGAGCAGCAGCCGGAGAGCGGTCAAGAGGGCGGACAGGAGGGCGGACGCGCCCAGTTGAGCCTGGGGATCGCCGCCGCGCGGAACCTGACGACGACCACCAAGAGCGTGCCGCAGATGCAGGGCATCAGCTCCCGCTGGGTGCTGCGGTCGCTGCCGTGGGCGGAGGTGAAGGGCGGCACGTACCGGGTCAACCGGCGGCTGACGTACGCCGTGGGCGACGGCCGGGTGTCCTTCGTGCAGGAGGGGGCCGACGTCCGCGTCGTACCGCAGGAGCTGGCCGAACTCGGCCTGCTGCGCGGGTTCGACGAGGCGGAGGCCCTCGGCGCGCTGGCCGCGCGGTTCACGCAGCGCGAGTACGAGCCGGGGCAGGTCGTCGTCGAGGCCGGGCGCCCCGTGGACCAGGTCGTGCTCGTCGCGCACGGGCGCGTGGAACGGATCGGGCACGGCCCGTACGGCGACGAGACCGCGCTGGGCGTCGTCGCCGACGGCGGGTTCTTCGGCGGACGGGCGCTCGCACCGGACGCCGCGGACGCGGGCACGTGGGAGTTCACCGCGCGCGCCGCGACCGCCACCACCGCGCTGGTGCTGTCCCGGCAGGAGTACGAGGCCGTCGCCGGGCGGCACGAGGCGCTGCGGGAGCACGCGCGACGGCGGTTCGCCGAGCGCGACCTGCCGCAGACCAAGCACGGCGAGGCGGCCGTCGACCTGGCGTCGGGGCACTCCGGCGAGCCCCCGCTGCCGGGGACGTTCGTCGACTACGAACTCCGGCCCCGGGAGTACGAACTGAGCGTCGCGCAGACCGTCCTGAAGGTGCACTCGCGCGTCGCCGACCTCTACAACGACCCGATGAACCAGGTCGAGCAGCAGCTCCGCCTGACCATCGAGGCCCTGCGCGAGCGGCAGGAGCACGAGCTGGTCAACAACCGGGAGTTCGGCCTGCTGCACAACGCCGACCACGGGCAGCGCATCCAGACCCACTCGGGGCCGCCGACCCCGGACGACCTCGACGAGCTCCTGAGCATGCGGCGGCAGACGCGGTTCCTGTTCGCACACCCGCGCGCCGTCGCGGCCTTCGGGCGCGAGTGCAACAAGCGGGGCCTGTACTTCGGGCACACCGACCTGGACGGGCGCCGGGTGCCGGCCTGGCGCGGCGTCCCGCTGCTGCCCTGCGGCAAGATCCCCGTCTCCGCCGGGCAGACCTCGTCGATCATCGCCGTGCGCACCGGCGAGGAGGACGCGGGCGTCGTCGGGCTGCGCCAGACCGGGATCCCGGACGAGTACGAGCCGGGGCTCAACGTGCGGTTCATGGGGATCAACGACCAGGCCGTCATCTCCTACCTGGTGAGCACGTACTACTCGGCGGCCGTGCTCGTCCCGGACGCGCTCGGCGTCCTGGAGAACGTCCAGGTCTCCGCCGCCCGCGCGTAG
- a CDS encoding DMT family transporter: MRVAVLALLWGSSFLWIKLALDGGLGPLYVTVVRCALGAAVLLGFARAARQRLPRDRRTWGHLVVAALFCNALPFLFFSIGEQTVDSGVAGVMNATTPLWSLGLGLLLRTDRGLGPHRLGGLVLGFAGTLLIFAPWHGAGLASGGALALLAAAVSYAIAFAYMARHLIGRGTAPLALSAAQLLVATGLTALGLPFTAGPGAAPSLTGLVAVVVLGVLGTGLTFHLNSRLIADEGPTAAATVGYLLPVVSVALGALVLGEELSVRVVAGMAVVLAGVGLTRYRPSSDRTAARSTPFRARMTSGVSSTSRMPTAETPATCHGDSM; encoded by the coding sequence GTGCGCGTCGCCGTCCTCGCCCTGCTGTGGGGTTCGAGCTTCCTGTGGATCAAACTCGCCCTCGACGGCGGGCTCGGGCCGCTGTACGTCACCGTCGTGCGCTGCGCGCTCGGCGCCGCCGTGCTCCTCGGGTTCGCCCGCGCCGCCCGCCAGCGCCTGCCGCGCGACCGCCGCACCTGGGGCCATCTGGTCGTGGCCGCGCTGTTCTGCAACGCGCTGCCGTTCCTGTTCTTCAGCATCGGCGAGCAGACCGTCGACTCGGGCGTCGCGGGCGTCATGAACGCCACCACGCCGCTGTGGTCCCTGGGCCTCGGCCTGCTCCTGCGCACGGACCGGGGGCTCGGCCCGCACCGGCTCGGCGGGCTCGTCCTCGGCTTCGCCGGTACGTTGCTGATCTTCGCGCCCTGGCACGGGGCGGGGCTCGCCAGCGGCGGCGCCCTGGCGCTGCTCGCCGCCGCCGTCAGCTACGCGATCGCCTTCGCGTACATGGCCCGCCACCTCATCGGCCGCGGCACCGCACCGCTCGCCCTCTCCGCCGCCCAGCTCCTGGTGGCCACCGGCCTGACCGCGCTCGGCCTGCCCTTCACCGCGGGGCCCGGCGCCGCGCCGAGCCTCACCGGGCTCGTCGCCGTCGTCGTCCTCGGCGTCCTCGGCACCGGCCTCACCTTCCACCTCAACTCCCGCCTCATCGCCGACGAGGGCCCCACCGCGGCCGCGACCGTCGGCTATCTGCTGCCGGTGGTCTCGGTCGCGCTCGGGGCCCTCGTCCTGGGGGAGGAGCTGAGCGTGCGCGTCGTGGCGGGGATGGCGGTGGTGCTCGCCGGGGTCGGGCTCACCCGCTACCGGCCGAGCAGCGACCGCACGGCCGCCCGGTCCACGCCGTTCAGGGCACGGATGACGAGCGGCGTCAGCAGCACGAGCAGGATGCCCACGGCGGAGACCCCGGCGACCTGCCACGGCGACTCGATGTAG
- a CDS encoding LysR family transcriptional regulator: MLRSVVSSGSVTAAARNLGYTPSAVSQQMAALEKEAGVALLERTGRGVRPTDAGRLLADCAAALGRHVAEAETALADLRSGRTGRISVRYFATAGARLVAPSLALLRREHPGVHTELRLDEDPLPEVKAGRVDLALVVRRHDAPPVDGVRFVHLLDDRYRAVLPAGHRLAGRAVLDLAELAGEPWVGSELPGPCLDAVLDACAAAGFTPDSVVDSGDYATARGFAAAGVGVTLVPGLGLAGVPDDAGDVVVRDVTRPRPTRSIWAAVRATAPEGPVLRAFLGALRTTAADTTGAAA; the protein is encoded by the coding sequence ATCCTGAGGTCGGTCGTCAGCAGCGGCTCGGTCACCGCGGCGGCCCGGAACCTGGGCTACACGCCCTCGGCGGTCAGCCAGCAGATGGCGGCCCTGGAGAAGGAGGCGGGCGTCGCCCTCCTCGAACGGACCGGGCGCGGCGTGCGGCCCACGGACGCCGGGCGGCTGCTCGCGGACTGCGCGGCGGCACTCGGGCGGCACGTCGCCGAGGCGGAGACCGCGCTCGCCGACCTGCGGTCCGGGCGCACGGGGCGGATCTCGGTGCGGTACTTCGCCACGGCGGGCGCCCGCCTCGTCGCGCCCTCCCTCGCCCTGCTGCGGCGGGAGCACCCGGGCGTGCACACGGAGCTGCGGCTCGACGAGGACCCGCTACCGGAGGTGAAGGCGGGCCGCGTGGACCTGGCGCTCGTGGTGCGGCGCCATGACGCGCCCCCGGTGGACGGCGTCCGCTTCGTCCACCTCCTCGACGACCGCTACCGCGCGGTGCTCCCGGCGGGCCACCGCCTGGCCGGGCGTGCCGTGCTCGACCTCGCCGAGCTCGCGGGGGAGCCCTGGGTGGGCAGCGAGCTGCCGGGCCCCTGTCTGGACGCCGTGCTCGACGCGTGCGCGGCGGCGGGCTTCACCCCGGACTCCGTCGTGGACAGCGGCGACTACGCGACGGCCCGGGGCTTCGCGGCGGCGGGCGTGGGCGTGACCCTGGTGCCGGGCCTCGGCCTGGCCGGGGTCCCGGACGACGCCGGGGACGTCGTCGTACGCGACGTCACCCGCCCCCGGCCGACGCGCTCGATCTGGGCGGCCGTCCGCGCGACGGCCCCGGAGGGCCCGGTCCTCCGGGCGTTCCTCGGGGCCCTGCGCACGACGGCGGCCGACACGACCGGCGCCGCCGCCTAG
- a CDS encoding HhH-GPD-type base excision DNA repair protein: MDKDVTLHLAQEAEADALLSRSPLAALVGMLLDQQVPMEWAFAGPYTIARRMGADDLDAHDIAAYDPEAFAALLATKPAVHRYPGSMAGRVQKLCQYLVEHYDGDAAGIWRDAGSGKELLGRLTDLPGFGKQKAQIFLALLGKQLGVRPTGWRAAAGAYGEAGSYRSAADITGPETLHRVRAYKQEQKAAAKRAAST, encoded by the coding sequence ATGGACAAGGACGTCACCCTGCACCTCGCCCAGGAGGCCGAGGCCGACGCGCTGCTGAGCCGCAGCCCGCTGGCCGCGCTCGTCGGGATGCTCCTGGACCAGCAGGTCCCCATGGAGTGGGCGTTCGCGGGCCCGTACACGATCGCCCGGCGGATGGGCGCGGACGACCTCGACGCGCACGACATCGCCGCGTACGACCCGGAGGCGTTCGCCGCGCTCCTGGCCACGAAGCCGGCCGTGCACCGCTACCCCGGCTCGATGGCGGGGCGCGTGCAGAAGCTGTGCCAGTACCTGGTCGAGCACTACGACGGGGACGCCGCCGGGATCTGGCGGGACGCGGGCAGCGGCAAGGAGCTCCTGGGCCGCCTCACCGACCTGCCCGGCTTCGGCAAGCAGAAGGCCCAGATCTTCCTGGCCCTGCTCGGCAAGCAGCTCGGCGTGCGCCCCACCGGCTGGCGGGCGGCCGCGGGGGCCTACGGCGAGGCCGGGTCCTACCGCTCGGCGGCGGACATCACGGGCCCGGAGACGCTGCACAGGGTCCGCGCCTACAAGCAGGAGCAGAAGGCGGCGGCCAAGCGGGCCGCGTCGACGTAG
- a CDS encoding helicase HerA-like domain-containing protein has product MAAGYAFQGPALDLGAVLWEGRCHPDAQVRIPLAMLNRHGLVAGATGTGKTKTLQLVAEQLAAQGVPVFLADVKGDVSGVSAPGEPGEKVAARAREVGQEWAPRGFTSEFYALGGIGTGIPVRATVTSFGPLLMAKVLQLNQTQEQSLGLIFHYADQKGLELVDLKDLRAVVTFLTSPEGKAELKTIGGLSTATAGVILRALTTFEAQGMGDFFGEPEFDTSEFLRVAGDGQGLVSVLELPAVQDKPALFSTFLMWLLADLYHDLPEVGDLDRPKLVFFFDEAHLLFSGASKAFLESITQTVRLIRSKGVGVFFVTQTPKDVPADVLAQLGNRVQHALRAFTPEDQKALKATVRTFPTSAYDLEETLTGMGTGEAVVTVLSEKGAPTPVAATRLRAPQSLMGPVRAADLEQAVRGSQLYSRYAEAVDRHSAYERLQEESAAAAAAAPAEPPKAAKGKGGSGGGGSVVDQVVGSGMFKSLLRSVGTQLGREISRSVFGTARRRR; this is encoded by the coding sequence ATCGCCGCCGGGTACGCCTTCCAGGGGCCCGCGCTCGACCTCGGGGCCGTCCTGTGGGAGGGCCGGTGCCACCCGGACGCACAGGTGCGCATCCCGCTGGCGATGCTCAACCGGCACGGGCTCGTCGCCGGGGCCACCGGTACCGGCAAGACCAAGACCCTCCAGCTCGTCGCCGAGCAGCTCGCGGCGCAGGGCGTGCCGGTCTTCCTCGCCGACGTCAAGGGCGACGTCTCGGGCGTCTCCGCGCCCGGCGAGCCGGGCGAGAAGGTCGCCGCACGGGCCCGCGAGGTCGGCCAGGAGTGGGCACCGCGCGGCTTCACCAGCGAGTTCTACGCGCTCGGCGGCATCGGTACGGGCATCCCCGTGCGGGCCACCGTGACCAGCTTCGGCCCGCTGCTCATGGCGAAGGTCCTCCAGCTCAACCAGACCCAGGAGCAGTCCCTCGGCCTGATCTTCCACTACGCCGACCAGAAGGGCCTCGAACTGGTCGACCTCAAGGACCTGCGGGCGGTCGTCACCTTCCTCACCTCGCCCGAGGGCAAGGCGGAGCTGAAGACCATCGGCGGCCTGTCGACCGCCACGGCCGGGGTCATCCTGCGGGCGCTCACCACGTTCGAGGCGCAGGGCATGGGCGACTTCTTCGGGGAGCCGGAGTTCGACACGAGCGAGTTCCTGCGGGTGGCCGGGGACGGGCAGGGCCTGGTGTCGGTCCTGGAGCTGCCCGCCGTCCAGGACAAGCCCGCGCTCTTCTCGACGTTCCTGATGTGGCTGCTCGCGGACCTGTACCACGACCTCCCGGAGGTCGGTGATCTGGACCGGCCCAAGCTCGTCTTCTTCTTCGACGAGGCGCATCTGCTGTTCAGCGGGGCGTCCAAGGCGTTCCTGGAGTCGATCACCCAGACCGTGCGGCTCATCCGCTCCAAGGGCGTCGGCGTCTTCTTCGTCACCCAGACGCCCAAGGACGTGCCCGCCGACGTGCTCGCCCAGCTCGGCAACCGTGTCCAGCACGCGCTGCGCGCCTTCACGCCCGAGGACCAGAAGGCCCTCAAGGCGACCGTGCGGACCTTCCCCACCTCGGCGTACGACCTGGAGGAGACCCTCACCGGCATGGGCACCGGCGAGGCCGTGGTCACCGTCCTGAGCGAGAAGGGCGCCCCGACGCCGGTCGCGGCGACGCGGCTGCGGGCGCCGCAGTCCCTGATGGGGCCGGTGCGGGCCGCGGACCTGGAGCAGGCGGTGCGGGGCTCGCAGCTCTACTCCCGGTACGCGGAGGCCGTGGACCGCCACTCCGCGTACGAACGCCTCCAGGAGGAGTCGGCGGCCGCTGCCGCCGCTGCCCCCGCGGAGCCGCCCAAGGCCGCCAAGGGCAAGGGCGGGAGCGGTGGCGGGGGCTCGGTCGTGGACCAGGTGGTCGGCAGCGGCATGTTCAAGTCGCTGCTGCGGTCCGTGGGCACGCAGCTGGGCCGGGAGATCTCCCGCTCGGTCTTCGGGACGGCCCGGCGGCGGCGCTGA
- a CDS encoding type II toxin-antitoxin system VapB family antitoxin, producing MIFKRIGNGRPYPDHGRESTRQWADVAPRPVRLDQLVTTKGQLDLETLLAEDSTFYGDLFAHVVKWQGDLYLEDGLHRAVRAALQQRQVLHARVLELG from the coding sequence GTGATCTTCAAGCGCATCGGAAACGGCCGGCCGTACCCCGACCACGGCCGGGAAAGCACCCGGCAGTGGGCGGACGTCGCGCCGCGCCCGGTCCGCCTCGATCAGCTCGTGACGACCAAGGGCCAGCTCGACCTGGAGACCCTGCTCGCCGAGGACTCCACGTTCTACGGCGACCTCTTCGCCCACGTGGTCAAGTGGCAGGGCGACCTGTATCTGGAGGACGGCCTGCACCGCGCGGTCCGCGCCGCGCTCCAGCAGCGCCAGGTCCTCCACGCCCGCGTCCTCGAACTGGGCTGA
- a CDS encoding LytR C-terminal domain-containing protein, with amino-acid sequence MSMLTPPGMGGKYRITGDKYPRMRRPSGRRRIVLAAVAALAAFGLIGWGTLQLVDVFTGGDEASAAAPAKDCAEKQPERKTAARKAGPLPEPRRVTVNVFNATPREGLAKKTADDLKKRGFTVAKFANATKAYDKKVKGPGIVLGPRSALDTALPVLATQLTGAEKRTDGRKGGTVDLILGAGFKGLAKEKDAAEALAALAKPSPAPSGPSSGDGKNC; translated from the coding sequence ATGAGCATGCTCACTCCCCCCGGCATGGGCGGCAAGTACCGCATCACGGGGGACAAGTATCCGCGAATGCGCCGCCCGAGCGGCCGCCGCAGGATCGTGCTCGCGGCCGTCGCGGCCCTCGCCGCGTTCGGCCTCATCGGCTGGGGCACCCTGCAGCTCGTCGACGTCTTCACGGGCGGCGACGAGGCGTCCGCCGCGGCCCCCGCCAAGGACTGCGCGGAGAAACAGCCGGAGCGGAAGACCGCGGCGAGGAAGGCCGGGCCGCTGCCCGAGCCCCGCCGCGTCACCGTGAACGTCTTCAACGCCACGCCCCGCGAGGGCCTCGCCAAGAAGACCGCCGACGACCTGAAGAAGCGCGGCTTCACCGTCGCCAAGTTCGCCAACGCCACCAAGGCGTACGACAAGAAGGTCAAGGGCCCCGGGATAGTGCTCGGCCCCCGGTCCGCCCTGGACACCGCGCTGCCGGTGCTCGCCACGCAGCTCACCGGCGCGGAGAAGCGCACCGACGGCCGCAAGGGCGGCACGGTCGACCTGATCCTCGGCGCCGGGTTCAAGGGCCTGGCGAAGGAGAAGGACGCCGCCGAGGCCCTGGCGGCACTCGCCAAGCCCTCACCGGCGCCCTCCGGGCCGTCGTCGGGCGACGGCAAGAACTGCTGA
- the upp gene encoding uracil phosphoribosyltransferase: MRIHVVDHPLVAHKLTTLRDKRTDSPTFRRLADELVTLLAYEATRDVRTEQVDIETPVVATTGVKLSYPRPLVVPILRAGLGMLDGMVRLLPTAEVGFLGMIRNEETLQASTYATRMPEDLSGRQVYVLDPMLATGGTLVAAIQELIKRGADDVTAVVLLAAPEGVEVMERELAGTPVTVVTAAVDEHLNDSGYIVPGLGDAGDRMYGTAE, from the coding sequence ATGCGGATCCACGTCGTCGACCACCCGCTGGTGGCGCACAAACTCACCACGCTGCGCGACAAGCGCACCGACTCCCCGACCTTCCGGCGCCTGGCCGACGAGCTGGTCACCCTGCTCGCGTACGAGGCCACCCGGGACGTGCGCACCGAGCAGGTCGACATCGAGACCCCGGTCGTCGCGACGACCGGCGTGAAGCTGTCGTACCCGCGTCCCCTGGTGGTGCCGATCCTGCGGGCCGGGCTCGGCATGCTCGACGGCATGGTGCGCCTGCTGCCCACCGCCGAGGTCGGCTTCCTCGGCATGATCCGCAACGAGGAGACGCTCCAGGCGTCCACGTACGCGACCCGCATGCCGGAGGACCTGTCCGGCCGCCAGGTGTACGTCCTCGACCCGATGCTCGCCACCGGCGGCACCCTGGTCGCGGCGATCCAGGAGCTCATCAAGCGCGGCGCGGACGACGTGACGGCCGTGGTGCTCCTCGCCGCCCCCGAGGGCGTCGAGGTCATGGAGCGCGAGCTGGCGGGGACGCCGGTGACCGTGGTCACGGCCGCGGTGGACGAGCACCTGAACGACAGCGGGTACATCGTCCCGGGCCTCGGCGACGCCGGGGACCGGATGTACGGGACGGCCGAGTAA
- the tadA gene encoding tRNA adenosine(34) deaminase TadA yields the protein MRLALDEAARAVRGGDVPVGAVVLSPDGETVLARGHNEREAVGDPTAHAEVLALRRAAAALGSWRLPGCTLVVTLEPCVMCAGALVQSRVDRVVYGARDEKAGAAGSLWDLVRDRRLNHRPEVVEGVLADDCAQLLTAFFRGR from the coding sequence ATGCGGCTCGCCCTGGACGAGGCCGCACGGGCCGTCCGGGGCGGTGACGTACCCGTCGGCGCCGTCGTGCTGTCCCCGGACGGCGAGACGGTGCTCGCGCGCGGCCACAACGAACGCGAGGCGGTCGGCGACCCCACCGCGCACGCGGAGGTCCTCGCGCTGCGCCGGGCCGCCGCCGCGCTCGGCTCCTGGCGGCTGCCCGGCTGCACCCTCGTCGTCACCCTGGAGCCGTGCGTGATGTGCGCGGGCGCGCTCGTGCAGTCCCGCGTGGACCGGGTCGTGTACGGCGCCCGCGACGAGAAGGCGGGTGCCGCGGGCTCCCTGTGGGACCTCGTGCGCGACCGGCGGCTCAACCACCGCCCCGAGGTCGTCGAGGGCGTCCTCGCCGACGACTGCGCACAGCTGCTCACCGCCTTCTTCCGGGGGCGGTAG
- a CDS encoding Dabb family protein translates to MIRHLVLFKLNDGVERDDPRVAAGVKAFEELGGLIPELAFWECAWNISDRPIAYDYAINSAVADPDALRRYLEHPAHQAGVALWREFATWVIADYEF, encoded by the coding sequence ATGATCCGCCATCTGGTCCTGTTCAAGCTGAACGACGGCGTCGAGCGCGACGACCCGCGCGTCGCCGCGGGCGTGAAGGCCTTCGAGGAGCTCGGCGGCCTCATCCCGGAGCTGGCGTTCTGGGAGTGCGCCTGGAACATCTCCGACCGGCCCATCGCCTACGACTACGCCATCAACTCCGCCGTCGCCGACCCCGACGCGCTCCGGCGCTACCTGGAGCACCCGGCCCACCAGGCGGGCGTCGCGCTCTGGCGCGAGTTCGCGACCTGGGTCATCGCCGACTACGAGTTCTGA
- a CDS encoding RNA polymerase sigma factor SigF: MALTLPASSAPEAPPAKGPTSTRGADTRALTQVLFAQLKELEPGTPAHARVRAALIEANLPLVRYAAARFRSRSEPMEDVVQVGTIGLINAIDRFDPDRGVQFPTFAMPTVVGEIKRYFRDNVRTVHVPRRLHELWVQVTGATEDLTTSFGRSPTTAEIAERLRIGEDEVLACIEAGRSYHATSLEAAQEGDGLPGLLDRLGYEDPALDGVEHRDLVRHLLVQLPEREQRILLLRYYSNLTQSQISAELGVSQMHVSRLLARSFARLRSANRIEA, translated from the coding sequence GTGGCGTTGACGTTGCCGGCCAGTTCTGCGCCCGAAGCGCCGCCCGCGAAGGGGCCCACGAGCACCCGGGGCGCCGATACGCGGGCCCTCACCCAGGTCCTGTTCGCCCAGCTCAAGGAGCTCGAACCGGGCACCCCCGCGCACGCCCGCGTGCGCGCCGCGCTCATCGAGGCCAACCTGCCGCTCGTGCGGTACGCGGCCGCGCGCTTCCGCAGCCGCAGCGAGCCGATGGAGGACGTCGTCCAGGTCGGCACCATCGGGCTCATCAACGCCATCGACCGGTTCGACCCGGACCGGGGCGTCCAGTTCCCCACGTTCGCCATGCCGACCGTCGTGGGCGAGATCAAGCGCTACTTCCGCGACAACGTACGCACGGTGCACGTGCCGCGGCGCCTGCACGAGCTGTGGGTGCAGGTCACCGGGGCCACGGAGGATCTGACCACGTCCTTCGGGCGCTCCCCGACCACCGCCGAGATCGCCGAGCGGCTGCGGATCGGCGAGGACGAGGTCCTCGCCTGCATCGAGGCCGGGCGCTCGTACCACGCGACGTCCCTGGAGGCCGCGCAGGAGGGCGACGGGCTTCCGGGGCTCCTCGACCGGCTCGGGTACGAGGACCCGGCCCTGGACGGCGTCGAGCACCGCGATCTCGTACGGCATCTGCTCGTGCAGCTGCCCGAGCGCGAGCAGCGCATTCTGCTGCTGCGGTACTACAGTAATCTGACCCAGTCTCAGATCAGTGCCGAATTGGGCGTCTCCCAGATGCATGTGTCAAGACTGTTGGCCAGAAGCTTCGCGCGACTGCGATCCGCAAATCGGATCGAGGCGTAA
- a CDS encoding RNA polymerase sigma factor SigF: MSADQGSSKVLTLTLEGRESASAPDALQGSEATPAAAPPTAVPEAAVPAAPEAIDTRTLSRSLFLRLAALDQDSPERAYVRDTLIELNLPLVRYAAARFRSRNEPMEDIVQVGTIGLIKAIDRFDCERGVEFPTFAMPTVVGEIKRFFRDTSWSVRVPRRLQELRLALTKASDDLAQRLDRSPTVPELAAVLGVSEEDVVDGLAVGNAYTASSLDSPAPEDDGGEGSLADRLGYEDTALEGVEYRESLKPLLAKLPPRERRIIMLRFFANMTQSQIGEEVGISQMHVSRLLTRTLAQLREGLISD, translated from the coding sequence ATGTCCGCAGACCAGGGCAGCTCGAAGGTGCTCACGCTCACGCTCGAAGGCCGCGAGAGCGCGTCCGCGCCCGACGCGCTTCAGGGTTCCGAGGCCACTCCTGCGGCCGCCCCTCCGACAGCCGTGCCGGAGGCCGCCGTCCCGGCGGCGCCCGAGGCCATTGATACCCGGACCCTGTCCCGCTCCCTCTTCCTGCGGCTCGCCGCGCTCGATCAGGACAGTCCCGAGCGCGCGTACGTCAGAGACACCCTCATCGAGCTCAACCTGCCGCTCGTGCGGTACGCGGCCGCGCGCTTCCGCAGCCGGAACGAGCCGATGGAGGACATCGTCCAGGTCGGCACCATCGGGCTGATCAAGGCCATCGACCGGTTCGACTGCGAGCGCGGGGTTGAGTTCCCCACGTTCGCGATGCCCACCGTGGTCGGGGAGATCAAGCGGTTCTTCCGGGACACGAGTTGGTCGGTGCGGGTGCCCCGGCGGCTCCAGGAGCTGCGGCTCGCGCTCACCAAGGCCAGTGACGACCTCGCGCAGCGGCTCGACCGGTCGCCGACCGTGCCCGAGCTCGCGGCCGTGCTCGGCGTCTCCGAGGAGGACGTCGTCGACGGCCTCGCGGTGGGGAACGCGTACACCGCCTCCTCGCTCGACTCCCCCGCGCCCGAGGACGACGGCGGCGAGGGGTCGCTCGCGGACCGGCTCGGGTATGAGGACACCGCCCTGGAGGGCGTGGAGTACCGGGAGTCGCTGAAGCCGCTGCTTGCGAAGCTGCCGCCGCGGGAGCGGCGGATCATCATGCTCCGGTTCTTTGCCAACATGACGCAGTCGCAGATCGGCGAGGAGGTCGGGATCTCTCAGATGCATGTGTCCCGGCTGCTCACCCGGACCCTTGCACAGCTCCGCGAAGGGCTCATCTCCGACTGA